From the Kogia breviceps isolate mKogBre1 chromosome 3, mKogBre1 haplotype 1, whole genome shotgun sequence genome, one window contains:
- the RD3L gene encoding protein RD3-like, with amino-acid sequence MPLFGWMKWPKYNSYKSTHYPDSEVVTKTLLRELKWHLKERERLIQEIENEQKVKKTGVDYNWLRNYQNPHATIPATEQRQLEVLCSQVQPCQTGAILSRFREVLAENDVLPWEIVYIFKQVLKDFLSSTDKGSQQEGLEESQSTACPVRSVIPGESSRSPEKDEIPTISSYVDKNTKNRLPTFSQRIWNLPYYYPSS; translated from the exons ATGCCACTTTTTGGCTGGATGAAATGGCCAAAATACAATTCCTACAAATCCACACACTACCCTGACTCAGAAGTAGTGACAAAGACTCTGCTTCGGGAATTAAAATGGCATCTAAAGGAACGAGAGAGGTTAATACAAGAGATCGAAAATgagcaaaaagtgaaaaaaacaggtGTGGATTACAATTGGCTGAGAAACTATCAGAATCCCCACGCAACCATCCCAGCTACTGAACAAAGACAACTTGAAGTTCTTTGCTCACAGGTTCAACCTTGTCAAACTGGAGCTATTCTCAGCAG ATTTCGAGAAGTTCTGGCAGAAAATGATGTACTGCCATGGGAAATTGTCTACATCTTCAAGCAAGTTCTGAAGGACTTCTTAAGTAGTACTGACAAAGGCAGTCAGCAAGAGGGCCTGGAGGAGTCACAGAGCACAGCCTGTCCTGTTCGCTCCGTGATCCCAGGAGAAAGCTCCAGGAGTCCAGAAAAGGATGAAATACCCACGATTTCAAGTTACGTagacaaaaacacaaagaacagGCTCCCAACATTTTCACAGAGGATATGGAACCTACCATATTATTACCCATCAAGTTAA